From a region of the Schistocerca nitens isolate TAMUIC-IGC-003100 chromosome 8, iqSchNite1.1, whole genome shotgun sequence genome:
- the LOC126198849 gene encoding INO80 complex subunit B: MGKRKESSSDDEGVIDNTPIKKHKKHKHKRHKKRKTAEDGTEYEDTEQAKAAAFRLKIKFQKEAAEKNATNVQEKSKDKSSPTKPVEKQGSSPKASKKKRVKGKESGTSSEEERWLDAIESGKLEEVDDELKKIKPKDPKLMTARQRAMFERKTDKECGPESEQLLALPSGYKEKVMTAEAIEKAALKSKKRKQLANEKREKDKKKTMERLLKKQESKSGKATIKHRTERQQGPCETYYNGTLGVVLAMPPGADFPIKPQKAPAVPVMKYCGVSGCKNIKKYSCSKTKVPLCSLECYKRNLELWMS; the protein is encoded by the coding sequence ATGGGGAAAAGGAAAGAAAGCAGTTCCGACGATGAAGGTGTAATTGACAATACACCAATAAAGAAGCACAAGAAACACAAGCATAAGAGGCATAAGAAACGCAAAACTGCAGAAGATGGTACAGAGTATGAAGATACCGAGCAAGCTAAAGCAGCAGCCTTCAGACTTAAAATTAAGTTTCAGAAAGAAGCAGCTGAAAAGAATGCAACGAATGTGCAAGAAAAGTCTAAAGATAAGTCGTCTCCTACGAAACCTGTCGAAAAGCAAGGGTCTTCGCCGAaagcatcaaaaaagaagagagtcaAAGGAAAGGAAAGTGGAACGTCGAGTGAAGAGGAGAGGTGGTTAGACGCAATAGAATCTGGTAAGCTGGAAGAAGTTGATGACGAACTGAAGAAAATTAAGCCGAAGGATCCCaagttgatgactgcaagacagagGGCTATGTTCGAGCGGAAAACCGATAAAGAATGTGGGCCTGAATCTGAACAGCTGTTGGCGTTGCCTTCTGGATATAAAGAAAAGGTAATGACAGCAGAAGCTATTGAAAAGGCAGCATTAAAATCGAAAAAACGAAAGCAGTTAGCAAACGAGAAGCGCGAGAAAGATAAGAAAAAGACAATGGAACGATTATTGAAGAAGCAGGAATCAAAATCGGGAAAAGCAACTATCAAGCACAGGACAGAACGTCAGCAAGGGCCATGTGAGACCTATTATAATGGAACGTTGGGTGTAGTACTAGCAATGCCGCCTGGTGCAGACTTTCCTATCAAACCTCAGAAAGCTCCAGCAGTGCCTGTTATGAAGTACTGCGGCGTTTCAGGTTGTAAAAATATCAAGAAATATTCTTGTTCAAAAACGAAAGTACCACTTTGTAGTTTAGAGTGTTATAAGCGTAACTTGGAGCTATGGATGTCGTGA